In Glandiceps talaboti chromosome 16, keGlaTala1.1, whole genome shotgun sequence, a single window of DNA contains:
- the LOC144447862 gene encoding cysteine dioxygenase type 1-like yields the protein MDSERVGKPYYKKPTCVEELVQTLNTLFDSDRVNIEEVKSVMENYSSNENDWRRFAQFDPHRYTRNLVDQGNGKFNLIVLCWGEGQGSGIHSHSDAHCFMKILDGELLETMYDWPCESEGQVEMKQTRKCTYQRDQVAYICDAYGLHRVENTSHVESAVSLHLYSPPFDMCECFDQRTGRKQSVKVTFWSKNGERTYGRDACNSACMPPEDN from the exons ATGGACAGTGAAAGGGTCGGTAAACCATACTATAAGAAACCGACATGTGTCGAAGAACTTGTACAAACTTTGAACACTCTGTTCGATTCTGATCGAGTGAATATCGAAGAAGTAAAATCGGTGATGGAAAACTACAGCAGTAACGAAAACGACTGGAGACGTTTTGCACAATTTGACCCTCATAG GTATACAAGGAATCTGGTAGATCAGGGAAATGGAAAATTTAACTTGATTGTCCTTTGCTGGGGAGAAGGACAGGGAAG TGGTATTCACAGTCATTCAGATGCACACTGTTTCATGAAAATCTTAGATGGAGAACTGCTTGAAACCATGTATGATTGGCCATGTGAATCAGAAGGACAGGTAGAAATGAAACAGACCAGAAAATGTACATATCAGAGAGACCAAGTGGCATATATTTGTG ATGCGTATGGACTTCACCGTGTTGAAAACACAAGTCATGTGGAATCTGCAGTCAGTCTTCATCTTTATTCACCACCATTTGATATGTGTGAATGTTTTGATCAAAGAACTGGAAGGAAACAATCAGTCAAAGTTACTTTCTGGAGTAAAAATGGAGAAAGAACATAT
- the LOC144447591 gene encoding UBX domain-containing protein 6-like → MKKFFEKKKMDFKFKKAGTGHSLSEDTSSKSTAASTSNQASGGAARSRPTQDSQRAGEAALARMDTRPDSALGTSHKSVQLQVKREMEQEKKAAEAASQYNRQLSGPEEVKLDSAPILSVQRVLFYCTLSPKCVPKSEIESHIRECLLMKLAEDPIEATSAMIHTLNKDKDKVKVGRETICKYLDNIIGNPQDEKFRKVRIQNKAFQERVASLEGTEEFLQSVGFTRQMLPHQESEAEFFVLSEEYATDTDRLSAIKETLLSTEPIQVKLDRNLQVFKASSNASKFHLPDEFYNLTSEEIKREQQSRTDTVERFAQLRTKAMREREELKEIRKYNYTLLRVRFPDGILLQGVFRVREKVSALIEFVRKNLENDWMPFVLCTSTGQKLTDEDAMLVTSQLVPAAVVNFSWDQSVMGDIAAAQGSVQQNQYLKPELLALIQSL, encoded by the exons ATGAAGAAGttctttgaaaagaaaaagatGGACTTCAAGTTCAAGAAAGCTGGGACTGGTCACTCCTTGTCCGAAGACACATCATCCAA ATCTACAGCTGCTTCAACTTCCAACCAGGCTTCAGGTGGAGCTGCGAGATCCAGACCAACTCAAGATTCTCAAAGAGCTGGTGAAGCTGCCTTGGCTAGAATGGACACCAGACCAGATAGTGCTCTTGGTACTTCACATAAATCTGTACAATTGCAAG TGAAACGTGAAATGGAACAAGAAAAGAAGGCAGCCGAGGCAGCATCTCAGTATAACAGACAGTTG TCTGGACCTGAGGAAGTGAAACTAGATAGTGCACCTATACTATCAGTACAGAGAGTTCTATTCTATTGTACACTCAGTCCTAAATGTGTACCAAAATCTGAAATAGAATCTCACATCCGTGAGTGTCTTCTGATG AAACTAGCAGAAGATCCCATTGAAGCTACAAGTGCAATGATACATACACTGaataaagacaaagacaaagtgAAAGTTGGACGGGAAACAATTTGCAA ATATCTGGACAATATCATAGGCAATCCTCAAGAtgaaaaatttagaaaagtaCGAATACAGAACAAAGCCTTCCAGGAGAGAGTAGCATCTTTAGAAGGCACCGAAGAGTTTTTACAAAGTGTTGGCTTTACTAGACAAATGTTACCTCATCAGG AGAGTGAAGCTGAGTTCTTTGTATTGAGTGAAGAATATgctacagacacagacagactaaGTGCAATCAAAGAGACCTTATTATCTACAGAACCAATTCAAGTCAAACTTGACAGGAATCTACAAGTTTTCAAAGCTTCTAGCAATGCAAGTAAATTTCATCTCCCTGATGAATTTTATAATTTGACATCAGAAGAAATTAAGAGAGAACAGCAGTCAAG gACAGACACCGTAGAAAGATTTGCTCAGCTGAGAACAAAAGCAATGAGAGAAAGAGAGGAACTGAAAGAAATCCGGAAATATAACTATACTCTCCTTAGGGTCAGATTTCCAGATGGTATTCTTTTACAAG GTGTTTTTAGAGTCAGGGAAAAAGTGTCTGCTTTAATAGAGTTTGTGAGAAAAAACCTAGAAAATGATTGGATGCCATTTGTACTATGTACGTCAACTGGACAGAAATTAACAGATGAAGATGCCATGTTAGTTACATCACAGTTG GTACCAGCAGCTGTTGTTAATTTCTCCTGGGACCAATCAGTGATGGGTGACATAGCAGCTGCCCAAGGCAGTGTACAACAAAACCAATATCTAAAACCAGAACTTTTAGCGCTGATTCAGTCACTTTAG